The sequence below is a genomic window from Raphanus sativus cultivar WK10039 unplaced genomic scaffold, ASM80110v3 Scaffold0096, whole genome shotgun sequence.
AAATTTGAAAGTTCAGAATTTATAtgacaattttttcttttttttattctggTAAATATATAGTTCAAAAAATCATGTGTATTAAGATATGCTAACATCACCCTTGATCATTCGCTAAAACCTTTCCCTAATGGCCATGATTTAACATCTTTTCTCATTGAAATATGAATTTTTGCAGAAGGTGAGTCTTCACGATAGGTGGCAAGTGTTTAGAGGAAAGAGTACAGACCAAAATGATTTGGTATACACATTGAAAAGATCGTCGATGTTTCAGTTGATTAAGCCAAAGCTAGATGTTTTCTTAGCTCCTAATAAGGAAATGAAGGAATGTGACTTCCATGTCAAAGGAAGTTGGATCGACCGGTCCTCTACCATCTATGCTGGAAAATCTGACGTAATTGTTGCACAGGTAATCATCATCCTTTTAATTCAACTAGTTATATAGTATGATCTTATTGGTTAAATAATTTTTGGTTGTGTTTTGTGTGATGGTTTTATCAGATGCACAAGAAACATACCGCGCAGAGCATATTGATAGGGAAGAGTAATTTCTCGGTTACGGTGTATCCGAATGTTGATTATGCGTTTATAGTCTCTCTCATTGTAATTCTCGATGACATTAACCGAGAAGATTCCGGAGAGTAAACACAATTTTCTTGTGAATGATTCTTGATATTTCTTTTGCTACATTTTAGATGGTGTTTTAAATTAGTTATTATGTTTCATAATAAttctcattttaaattttttattttgtttcaaaataaatgtcattctACAATTCTAATGTAATTTTGTACATTAAATCTATGTTTTACCCTTTTGAATAAccaatacatttttatttgaattgtttttatttaattaattatatattaaatagagatatattagtatattatacAATAATTACAATTTTCTTAATCGCCGTGAAAAATTGTCAAAACGACATTTATAATGAAACGGAAAGAGTATTATATTTGTTTcaattcaaattatattttcaattttctatGCAAAACTTTAATATCATTTGATGTTTTTGACATTTATATTctatttatgagtttttattggTTGGATTAGCTTTAGtgtaaaacaaaatcaaagttTAACTGGTGTGCAACaccaattaatttttttcaaaaaaaaaaaacacaaNTAAattaaaacagagggagtaaatGATACGAAAGaaatatcattatttaattCTTCAAATTCCTAaaagttttgaagttttgttttgaaacaaatatCATAATTTCTTGGATACCATTCTCTTTGTAACGACAGAGGATTCGGTTCATTGAATCAATGCTTTTGCTGTCGGAAAATCTCAACCCCTAAGTAATCAATAGTAGTCTTGACAAGTGCAACATTTGGCTTCGATACCTTCACCCGAACAGCGGTTATACGAGGAAACGTTTCAAGAGTTCTGGACGCGATGAGTTCCGCGACTGTCTCCAGAAGGTTTCTTGGAGACCCTTCTACAATTTCTTTAGCTATGCTGCAAACCAAAAATCAAACCATATAACTATATGTAGTGACGGACATGGATAAGTGGACACTGGTACGAGCAAAGAACCTGAAAATGTCAACGTAGCTGATAGTGTCATCTAAGTTGTCTGATTCACCAGCCCTTTTAAGACTCACCCACGCATCAATGTCAACGAGAAACATCTGCCCCAAAGTCTTCTCTTCTGGAATCGCTCCATGGTAACCGTAGAACTTTAGCCCTTTTAGTATCAGTTTGTCTCCTCCAGTCATTGACATGTCTTTCTCCGATGATTCTCTTCcaataactatataataaaactgCATATAAGCTTGAGgctcaagaacaaaaaaaaagcttcacAAAGCAAGGTATTGTCAAATTTTTATACACAcacgtttgaaaaaaaaaataagcagGATTATCTTTTTGATTACTTATTTACGCAGTAACATTTACTACAATAAATCCACATTAAGTCCCCGTTAAGCACAAGATTAGAGATAAATCTAGCAACAAAACAACTTTTGATGTCATCAATTGTACAGAGTGACCTGTCTCTTTTCATTCtcctagaaaatattttatcagCCAACAGAGAAAATTATAAGAAACCAGAGTTTGTAAAATTACGACATATTAACTAACTAATGAGATTCAATGACTGGTGTTGTCTGAACAGTAAATCATGTCAAGAGAGAAACTAATTCCAAATATTAATTGAAACTAAAGAAGTAAAATCAGATTCTAATAGACATCTCTCGATCTTTGTTATACAATTGAGAAACTTGGGGACATACCTCGCGGTGACAACGTCGCCAGAGCCGTCGTTTCAAGTGAGCTGTACATCTCTCCTCCGTTCGCGGCAACAGATTTTAAGATTAGACGAGTGTGAGAGACATAGGAGGAaattagtttttcttatttaagAAAGGAAGTAGATGGAGCAGAAAGAGAGGGTATGATAGTGGGCcaatttaagatattttatagGCCCAATATCCAAGGTCATTTCTTGCTGGTccatctaatatttttattttattcgtGCAACTTTACATTAGAGTCTTAACAGATAAATCTCGgggaaaataacaaaacaaaacaaaagctaAAACCACTTTCTCCGAATCCTAACTACCTTATGAATCTAATCGGTAAAAGGGCTTGCTTTATGAATTTTCTACTACACCACTCAACCATCATCATGCTCATGCAGATTATATTGTGTTTACATACATATTCTTATGTACAAAGAAGCTAAATTCTTTTCTAAGTGATTCTTGAATTATTATTCTTACTTCCCTTGAATATCAACTTAAATAagtaatacaaataaataattaatttgctTGTGCTAATATTGTATAACATTGCTATCACACTGAACACTGATGAGTTAATATCTATCATGATCGACGTTCCAATACTAGTAATTAACATGTCTCGACCAACCTTTCCAGTATTTGGAATGGCTCATAGAAACTAATCACAATTCAAattctaaagaagaagaaaaaatttaTGGCAATAGATCATCAGCAGCAGAATTTGGATTTAATCATGATCGCGTTTACTTTGTCCAACAGAATTAAAAGTCTGGAAAAAGGGCTATTATGTATTTTGAAGGGTAAACAGGATAGGAGAAAAGTGTCGCACGATTTCTTTGCATTGGAAAGAAAGTTCCAGAGAAAAAGCAAAAGCTCTCGAGAAAGTAGGACTAAAAATTGTGGTTGAGACAAAAACCCATCATCTTCAACGctaaaaatgattttaagacAATTGTGGTTTCTATTTTCACTATCTTGTTTGTTAACTGGAGTTATTAAATTTGTGCAGTCAATGACTAGCGTGATGACAACGCTGAAGTTCCACCATCTCATATGCCGATAATATCGCTGACTAAGTATCCGgttcttttataatttaattcaaACTTGAATTACGGGTCGTATTATTATATCGTCGTCATATATTTGGATAGTTGAATACTTTATAAGTTCACCAGttaaatgaaatttaatataCTGGACATAGTTATCTTCGTTCAAATGTATCGTTGTTATTGTTAATTAGTTGTAATTTAGAACAAGCAAATTATTAATCGCCTACCAATCGTTAATCGCTCACTTTAACCTTTCAACATATACCGTTCAACTAACCATTAATCGTAGTTATTTTTTTCGTAAAATCTAACAATCGCAATGGTATTCGTCTTGTTTAAACCAGATTGGTCTCACAACTTATGAGCAAATTAAATACTAGGCATGTGGCTGTGATGtgtgaaacaagtcaatgaATCTTTAGCCATGATCATTACAATTAGAATTTAAGAAAAAtggtcaaattatattaatttcgaacaatttttgaaatataaagtGGGTAGGCTAAATTATTATGCGATAAAAAGAATGATCATGCATGAATCATGATGCAATAGATACTGCTTGTTCCTTTAGTGTGAAGCATAGCTAGGGCCAGTGACCACCGCACTCCAGTGGCATGAAGCACATTAGTTGTCAAACGTTGTCGCATTAGACAATCATTTGAATTTTAAAGTGAAATTTAAACTTAAATGTATGCTTGAACCTCTAAATGCATATGATTATGTAACAATAGCATCGATCATGTCAAATGTTTGGAGGAGGATGTCTTAAAGTACGATGAACATAGAATAAAAGAATGGCATGCTCCACTAACCAATACATTTTACTATTGATAATGAAGTTCTTAACTGATAAAGAGTATTAGATTGACACGTAAAATGGATAATATAAACCCTACTTAAAGTCTTAAACAGCTTGATCGTATATCTTGGAGTTTTTCATGATTATAgctttttctttgaaaatatttgttGAAACTTCAGCCATCGTTTGTGTTGTTTTTGTTTGGACACCAAGAAGGCAAGAACGGTGAACTACCAGCTTTAGtctaataatattctttttatttaatagaatGACGATAATTTGGAAGGAATAATAATAGACACCTAAGATTagcactttttaaaaattaaagtataatAGGACAAAAACACATGGTCTACAAATAATTCTCAACACATGAAATCCAAAATTGAAGTCTCGAAACCAATTTAATTTGAGCTACTAAATTGACTAagtttaataataaaagaaatggTCAATTatactatcttttttttttgtaacacggTCAATTATACTATCTTGTAAGGATTcgattttactaaaaaaaaacaaaacgggATATATTAACACCGTTAAGTAGTCGCTTCCCTCCGTGAGATTCGGTTAGACTTAAACCCGGTTCATACGCTAACGGTCACACGCGGAAAGACTTAACCACGGTTAACTCATTTTACACATTTTAACTCCGGTTCGCTGTTTTATTCCAATCCAAGTAGTCTCTTATCGTTCGTTAGAGAGAGGGACAGATCTGTGAAGTAGAGATCTTCCTTTTTCACTTTTCTTCGTTGTCTCTCTCTGTCTACACGCTTGTGCTGTGTTGTGTGTGCCCACTTtccctctctctcctctcttcgcACCTTAACCTTTTCATCTTTaagcagagaagaagaagaagctaaaaACTTCTTCCAAGTTAATTTTAGCTTCCAAAGTTTTCATCTTTCCAAGATAGAACTCGCTTTCTATTTTGGGCATTCATCTAATCCAAcaagttaaataaaaaacaaacttttttttaattttctcaaCTACTCTGTTTTTCGTGTTTCAATGGTGgtgaagatgatgaagtggCGGCCATGGCCGCCGCTGATGACGAAGAAATACGAGGTGAAGCTGTCCGTGAGGAGACTGGAGGGTTGGGATCTGCCGGAGAAGGAGAGATTGACGGTGGAGATTCGGTGGAAAGGGCCCAAAGCGACGGCGCTGGGATCTCTGAGGAGGTCGTCGGTGAAGAGGGACTTCACCAAGGAAGCTGTTGCTGCGGCGGAGGAAAGCGACGTCGTTTCGTGGGAAGATGAGGGAGAGGTGTTTCAGAGCGTGTGCTCTCTCACTTGTTACAAGGATGATGATACTCTGTTTTATCCTTGGGAGATTGCTTTCTCTGTTTTCACCAGTGTAAGTGTGGTTTCAATAACAGAAAACTCCCAAAAACGGTTATTAGGGTTTTGATTGGTTTAGTATCTAAAGATTCAAAGGTAGAGACTTTTGTGATTAACCTATGGTTACAGGGTTTTGATTGGTTAGCATCTAATAGATATGAGACTTTgtgatatattttgatttggtACCAGTTGATGTCTCAACCGTGTTCTTGGTTAGCATGTCTGATTGAATTTGATATTCCAGGAAATGAAGCAAGGACAGAAGAATAAAGCTCCTCTCGTTGGAACAGCATCTTTGAATCTTGCTGAGTACGCTCGTGTAACCGATCAAAGAGAGTTTGAACTAAACCTTCCTCTCACCCTCTCTGCTTGTGTAGCCTCTGAGCCACATCCCTTGCTCTGTGTACGCTCCCTTCCCTCTTTCATTACATCTTTACTTCAATGGTGTTTTCTTGAAGTTTTAAGGATTCTATTTGTTCTTTAGGTATCATTGAGTCTGTTTGAGCTTAGAACCACACCAGAAACCTCAGACTCACAAACAGCTGTTGTCCCTGTCCCATCTCCACCTCCACCAGCTCTTGAACCTCACCAAACCGAGAAGGAAGACGTGTCCGCAATCAAAGCAGGTCTAAGAAAAGTCAAGATCTTCGTTTCCACAAGGAAAGCCAAGAAGGCTTGCCACCGCGAGGCAGAAGCAGAAGAAGGAGGAGGCAGGTTCTCAAGCTTTGAATCATCAGAATCACTCGACCTTTCCGAGGAAGCCTCCGACGAATGCAAAGAAGATCTGATGAGCGTGAGAAAGTCTTTCTCATACGGACCATTGTCTTACGCAAACGGGGTTGGAAGTTCGTTGAACCGTGGCGCAAAAATCAGCGAAGAAGACGAAGATTGGGTTTATTATAGCCACAGGAAGTCTGAcgttggaggaggaggaggaggaggaggctgcTCGGACGTTGAAGATACTTCTTCTGGTTTGGTGTATGAGACGTCATCATCACTTCTTCCTCGTCGAAGCATATTGCCgtggaggaagaggaagctGAGCTTTAGATCGCCGAAGGCTAAAGGAGAGCCTTTGTTGAAGAAAGATAATGGAGAAGAAGGTGGAGATGACATTGATTATGATAGGAGACAACTTAGCTCAGATGAAGCTCTTGTGGTAAGATCTCATCATCTCCTATGTTATAGTTCTTGTCAATGTTCAAAGAACCATTAGACAATTTGTATAGGATTTAGCTACTAGGCATTAATGGattaatgatttatttttatatattttacactagatattttattttttagatttaattataaaattatatttgataaattataaaaattagacATACAAAAAAGCAAAATTAGACAACTATGTGAATTCACATTAACATTATCATTTGATTTTACATATTTAGACTAATTTAAATCGATTTAAATCTGTTTTAACCGGTTTAGACCAGTTTAAACCAGTGTATAAATcggattttaagaaaataattccGGCTATAATCAATTTGCCACCTAGATAAATTCTTAGAACATTGGTTCTTGTTAGTGTCTATGTCTTGACTTGTGGCATATGTTAAATTTGTCAGAGAAGCAAAACAGATGAAGATTCTTCATCAGCCAATCCTCAACAATCTTCTTTCTTGGAGTTTGGAGACGACAGTTTCGCTATAGGAACCTGGGAAGAGAAAGAAGTGATAAGCAGAGACGGACACATGAAGCTTCAGACAAGTGTCTTCCTCGCTTCCATCGACCAGAGAAGCGAGCGTGCAGCTGGCGAGAGCGCGTGCACCGCTCTCGTAGCCGTCATCGCGGATTGGTTCCAGAAGAACGGTAACCTCATGCCTATAAAGTCTCAGTTCGATAGTCTGATCAGAGAAGGCTCGTTGGAGTGGAGAAACCTCTGCGAGAACGAGACGTACATGCAGCAGTTCCCCGACAAGCATTTTGATCTCGACACTGTGTTACAAGCGAAGATACGGTCTCTAACTGTTGTCCCCGGGAAGTCATATGTCGGTTTTTTCCATCCGGAAGGGATGATCAACGAGGGAAGCAGCTTCGAGTTTCTGCAGGGAGCAATGTCTTTCGATAGCATTTGGGACGAGATTATCAATCTAGACGATGATGACGACGAGCGTGTTTATATCGTGAGCTGGAACGATCACTTCTTTGTACTCAAAGTTGAAAACGAAGCTTACTATATCATTGACACGCTTGGTGAGAGGCTGTACGAAGGGTGTGATCAAGCTTACATTTTGAAGTTCGATGATAAAACGGTTATCCACAAGAATCTTCAAGCAGAGGAGTCAGAATCCGAACCTGAACCTGAGCCTGAGCCAGAGGTTGTGTGCAGAGGGAAGGAGTCATGTAAAGAGTATATTAAGAGCTTCTTGGCGGCGATACCGATAAGGGAGTTGCAAGAGGATATCAAGAAAGGATTAGCTTCGACTGCTCCTGTTCATCAACGGTTACAGATCGAGTTTCATTACACGGAGATGAGCACAAGCACGGATGTCGTCGCTGTCTGAATAGTTAAGGCAGAGAGTATGCTAACGTTTTTTTTGAGGTTCTTGTTAGTTTTTGTAACTCATCTCTTTAGCTTTTAAACTAACTTTGTGAATGTAAAAGTTTAACCCTCTCTTTTAGAGCTGTGCTGATTTCGGAAAGGTTTTTGAAATCAAATCTGTTTctggttcagtttggtttaaCAAACCGCACTATTAACcgaataatttctttttttaaatataccaAAATTGAACTAAAATAACCAAATTTAACTACCTgattttaactgattttttcatttatctgtaaaaaataattttcagttaatttcgttttaaaataaaaaaccaaatttaaaagatAAGCGAACCAAAATGTTATAcggttaatttcaaaattatttttaaaatttatggtgaaccaaaaaccgaaaaccaaaaatttggtttggtttcagaaAACCGAAATTACAAGCTTGCTCTCTTTTATTTATGCAAACATGATTTTGTTCAGTCATAGCAACAACAAACATATCAAAATCCACAATCTCACAAATCAATTTGATCAAGAAATCAGATATTAGGTTGTCACATATAACAACATCCCCTCACTGCTGCAATTGATCATAGACATTGTAAACAAGCCAACCTTCAATAGCTGCAGCTTCGAGCCGATCATTACCTCCAGCTATAGAATCACAAACTTTCAATAAGATGTCCTTCTCTTATTCACTTCAATCAAAGCTTACAACTTTTAGGTCACAAGCTATCAATATCACAAATCCGATATCTTATAGCACACACCATCATTCTCTATATATAGATATCGTAAGTCCTAATCCTATGTAATAATACATCTTAGataatcatcaaaatatattaaaacttccAATTCCTCAACATAATAGGATTAGGTCTTGTAGCTTGCTTCTCAAGCTTCTTTAAGTCTTAAGCTTAATTCAACATTCTCCCCCTTAAGCTTAAGCTTCTCTTCACTCACATCTTCAACTCCAATAAGGCTTCTCATCTCCTTGAACTTTATTCTTCCAAGTGACTTTGTGAGTATGTCTGCCTTTTGTTCATTTCCCGGAACATGCTTGACATCTACTTGCTCATTCTCAACACATTCTCTTATAAAATGGAATCTCCTATGAATGTGCTTACTCCTACCATGGAATACAGGATTTTTCGTCAGAGCTATAGCAGACTTATTGTCTACTTTAATGGTCACTCGTTCACATGCTTTACTTGTAACCTCACTTAGTAATTCCTGTAACCAAATAGCTTGTTTCGCAGCCTCTGTCGCAGCcatgaattctg
It includes:
- the LOC108809270 gene encoding protein LURP-one-related 10 encodes the protein MFQLIKPKLDVFLAPNKEMKECDFHVKGSWIDRSSTIYAGKSDVIVAQMHKKHTAQSILIGKSNFSVTVYPNVDYAFIVSLIVILDDINREDSGE
- the LOC108813482 gene encoding uncharacterized protein LOC108813482; this encodes MVVKMMKWRPWPPLMTKKYEVKLSVRRLEGWDLPEKERLTVEIRWKGPKATALGSLRRSSVKRDFTKEAVAAAEESDVVSWEDEGEVFQSVCSLTCYKDDDTLFYPWEIAFSVFTSEMKQGQKNKAPLVGTASLNLAEYARVTDQREFELNLPLTLSACVASEPHPLLCVSLSLFELRTTPETSDSQTAVVPVPSPPPPALEPHQTEKEDVSAIKAGLRKVKIFVSTRKAKKACHREAEAEEGGGRFSSFESSESLDLSEEASDECKEDLMSVRKSFSYGPLSYANGVGSSLNRGAKISEEDEDWVYYSHRKSDVGGGGGGGGCSDVEDTSSGLVYETSSSLLPRRSILPWRKRKLSFRSPKAKGEPLLKKDNGEEGGDDIDYDRRQLSSDEALVRSKTDEDSSSANPQQSSFLEFGDDSFAIGTWEEKEVISRDGHMKLQTSVFLASIDQRSERAAGESACTALVAVIADWFQKNGNLMPIKSQFDSLIREGSLEWRNLCENETYMQQFPDKHFDLDTVLQAKIRSLTVVPGKSYVGFFHPEGMINEGSSFEFLQGAMSFDSIWDEIINLDDDDDERVYIVSWNDHFFVLKVENEAYYIIDTLGERLYEGCDQAYILKFDDKTVIHKNLQAEESESEPEPEPEPEVVCRGKESCKEYIKSFLAAIPIRELQEDIKKGLASTAPVHQRLQIEFHYTEMSTSTDVVAV
- the LOC130501094 gene encoding dihydroneopterin aldolase 1-like, whose translation is MYSSLETTALATLSPRVIGRESSEKDMSMTGGDKLILKGLKFYGYHGAIPEEKTLGQMFLVDIDAWVSLKRAGESDNLDDTISYVDIFSIAKEIVEGSPRNLLETVAELIASRTLETFPRITAVRVKVSKPNVALVKTTIDYLGVEIFRQQKH